The DNA window ACCTTCGGCCAAAGCTCTCAGGTAAGTATGCTGATATACACCCCATGATATTCCTTGTGGGTTTCCTTGGTGGCCCGGTGTTATGGGGTGTCGCAGGGTTCATAGTGGGGCCACTGGTCCTGGGGCTCGCCTATGCGGCCCTTGAGGCCTACCGGCTTGGAGAATCAGATACTGAGCAGAAACAGTGAACACATTCAGAACCATGCCACATCCGGTTGTTTCGTAATATTACAGTAAAACGAATAACCCCTTCATTTTGCCTGGAACATTTTATTAGCTTCACACAACAGAGTAAACTCCATGGAAAGATACAGCATGGTGCTCCTTGACATCGACTACCTAACGGTCGATGATATACCGGTCATCAGACTCTTTGGTAAGGACAAGTCAGGAAATGAGCCAATCATCGCATATGACAGTTCATTCAGGCCATACATCTACGCAATCCCCACCGATACGGATAGGTGCATGAATGACCTTGCTGAACTGGAACTGGAAAAACTTGAGGTCACAGAGCGAAGGGACCTTGGAAAACCAGTGGAGGTTATAAGGATAGAATTCAGGCACCCCCAGGAGGTGCCGAAGTTTAGGGAGAGGATAAGGAACCTTGAATCCGTTGCGGATATAAGGGAACATGACATCCCCTTCTACAGGAGGTACCTAATTGACAGGTCAATCGTGCCAATGTCAGGGATAGAATTCAATGGTGTGGAGGTGGAGTCGGCACCATCTGTCACATCAGATGATGTGAGGATCATTGAGATAACCGATGGGATAGAAACATCCGATTCTGGCTTTCCTCAGCTGGACATCCTCAGCTTTGACATTGAGGTGAGAAACCCCCATGGGATGCCTGACCCTGAAAATGATGAGATAGTGATGGTTGGCATTGCAGGCAACATGGGTGTTGAATCGGTAATATCAACGAGGGGCGAGCACCTGGACTTCGTTGAAAGGGTTGATGATGAGGGGGCAATCCTCGAGAGATTCGCTGATATCGTCAGGGAGAAAAAACCCGACATCCTGGTGGGCTACAACTCCGACAACTTCGACTTCCCCTACCTATCAAGGAGGGCTGAGATCCTTGGAGTGGAACTTGACCTTGGATGGGATGGCTCCAGGATAAAGACCATGAGGAGGGGATTTGCAAACGCAACAGCCATAAGGGGGACGGTGCATGTGGACCTCTACCCTGTGATGAGGAGGTACATGAACCTTGACCGCTACACACTTGAGAGGGTCTACCAGGAACTCTTCGGGGAGGAGAAGATAGATCTCCCGGGTGATAAACTCTGGGAGTACTGGGACCGGGAGGAGCTGAGGGATGAACTTTTCAGGTACTCCCTTGATGATGTCATTGCAACCTACCGGATCGCAGAGAAGATCCTCCCCCTCAACATGGAGCTCACCCGTATAGTTGGACAGCCCCTATTTGACATATCCCGCATGGCAACCGGACAGCAGGCCGAATGGTTCCTTGTACGCAAGGCACACCAGTACGGTGAACTTGTACCAAACAAGCCATCACACTCAGAGTTCTCAAAGAGAAGGGGCCGCAGGGCCGTTGGGGGATATGTTAAGGAACCTGAGAGGGGACTCCATGAGAACATAGTCCAGTTTGACTTCCGCAGCCTCTACCCCAGCATAATAATCTCAAAGAATATATCCCCAGACACACTCACCGATGAGGGGGATTGTGACTGCCACGTTGCACCAGAATACGGTTACAGGTTCCGTAAGGACCCACCGGGTTTTGTACCGTCGGTTATAGGCGAGATACTCTCTGAGAGGGTCAGAATCAAGGGGGAGATGAAGCGCTCAGATGACCCCATGGAGCGAAAGATACTCAATGTACAGCAGGAGGCCCTCAAGAGGCTTGCAAACACCATGTACGGGGTTTACGGTTACTCAAGGTTCAGGTGGTATTCAATGGAGTGTGCAGAGGCCATAACCGCGTGGGGAAGGGACTATATAAAGAGGACAATAAAAATAGCTGAAGATTTCGGTTTCCACACGGTTTACGCCGACACAGATGGTTTCTACGCCACATACACAGGTAGGAGATCTTAGGACCTCACCTCATCCATGAACCTCTCTATTATCTCCTCAGGACTTAAATCTATGACAGGGACATCCGCATTTCCGGGAGTTACAGGTACATGGGCAAACACGGGTCCGTCCTCCTCGAGGGCCCTTTTAAAGTCAAGTTCCTTGTGGAATCTGATAACATTGAATCCCATTGACCCGGCAACATCCCCAAGGTCTACCAGATCTGCGTAGGTGCACTGGGAACCTGTGCTCCCGTAGCATCTGTTGTCCAGGAGGACTATGACTAGATTTCTTGGTGACTGGGCAGCGGCCGTTACCAGTCCCCCCAGGTTCATGAGGATGGATCCATCACCATCAAGTACAACAACCCTTCTATTCTGGGAGAGGGCAAGACCAAGTCCAATGGAGGATGCCATACCCATGGATCCAAGCATGTAGAAATGCCTTGACGAATCCTTGATACTGTAGAGCTCCCTTGATGGGAAACCAAGGTTGCATACCACGATTTCATCATCAAGGACCTCCACAATCCTTTCTATGGCCTCAATTCTTGTGAGCATGGTATCACCAGTAGGCAACCTCAAGGAGGACAGCCACAGGGTGCCTCTTTTCAAGTGAAAGTTCTGTGAGTTCCACTATGGATTCCCTTGCCTCTGAGGGTGTTTCAGGGGTACTGTAGGGTATTTTGAGGATATCAAGTATATCCGCTGTGGCCCTTCCCATGGGGACCTGGGCCTCCATGAACTCGCCCCGGGTGCCCCTGTGACTTACAATCATGGTTATGGGTATATGGTAGAGGCTGTAGAGTGATGCGAGGACATTTACGGAGTTACCGAGACCAGAGTTCTGCATCAGCATGGCTGTGGTCTTTCCGGCCATGTAGGCGCCGGCTGCAACACCGAAGCCCTCCTCCTCACGTGTAACAGGCACGTGTCTGATTCCCGGGTCAGAGTCCACCATTTCAAGGACGAACCTGAGGTTCACACAGGGGACGCTGACCGCAAAGTCTATCCCCGCCTCCTTCATACCCTCGTAGACAGCCCTGCTGCTATCCAACTTCATAACCCCTTAATCTGGAGGTCCAG is part of the Methanothermobacter sp. K4 genome and encodes:
- the polB1 gene encoding DNA polymerase PolB subunit 1 yields the protein MERYSMVLLDIDYLTVDDIPVIRLFGKDKSGNEPIIAYDSSFRPYIYAIPTDTDRCMNDLAELELEKLEVTERRDLGKPVEVIRIEFRHPQEVPKFRERIRNLESVADIREHDIPFYRRYLIDRSIVPMSGIEFNGVEVESAPSVTSDDVRIIEITDGIETSDSGFPQLDILSFDIEVRNPHGMPDPENDEIVMVGIAGNMGVESVISTRGEHLDFVERVDDEGAILERFADIVREKKPDILVGYNSDNFDFPYLSRRAEILGVELDLGWDGSRIKTMRRGFANATAIRGTVHVDLYPVMRRYMNLDRYTLERVYQELFGEEKIDLPGDKLWEYWDREELRDELFRYSLDDVIATYRIAEKILPLNMELTRIVGQPLFDISRMATGQQAEWFLVRKAHQYGELVPNKPSHSEFSKRRGRRAVGGYVKEPERGLHENIVQFDFRSLYPSIIISKNISPDTLTDEGDCDCHVAPEYGYRFRKDPPGFVPSVIGEILSERVRIKGEMKRSDDPMERKILNVQQEALKRLANTMYGVYGYSRFRWYSMECAEAITAWGRDYIKRTIKIAEDFGFHTVYADTDGFYATYTGRRS
- the comE gene encoding sulfopyruvate decarboxylase subunit beta, which codes for MLTRIEAIERIVEVLDDEIVVCNLGFPSRELYSIKDSSRHFYMLGSMGMASSIGLGLALSQNRRVVVLDGDGSILMNLGGLVTAAAQSPRNLVIVLLDNRCYGSTGSQCTYADLVDLGDVAGSMGFNVIRFHKELDFKRALEEDGPVFAHVPVTPGNADVPVIDLSPEEIIERFMDEVRS
- the comD gene encoding sulfopyruvate decarboxylase subunit alpha, translated to MKLDSSRAVYEGMKEAGIDFAVSVPCVNLRFVLEMVDSDPGIRHVPVTREEEGFGVAAGAYMAGKTTAMLMQNSGLGNSVNVLASLYSLYHIPITMIVSHRGTRGEFMEAQVPMGRATADILDILKIPYSTPETPSEARESIVELTELSLEKRHPVAVLLEVAYW